CGCCCAAATATTTGGCTTTACCTCGATATGTTTTCTTATTTCCGTAGACCGCCTTACGGCCTGTGAATACGCATTGCTTAGCCATAACTGGAACCTCCTGAGGATGACTTTCCAATTGTTATTATTGAGATTGCCGTCTGTCTGATCTACATCCGATTGCATTCAAGCCAGGCTACAATACCTTTGTCCGGTAGGTAGACTCGTCCTGTTTGCTCCTGTCCAGCTTCCACCTTCTGGAAACGTCATCCTAGGAACTCCCCAGGGAATGTGACAAGATGGAAGGGTTCCAGACTGACTGTCACGGATCGAAGGGGCGATGGCAGTTTGCAGCGGCAGCGGGGAAGCTCTTTCTTCCCGAAATATGATACAGAAGCCAGCAATCCCGAATCAGGCAGAAGCCAGCTATGTTGCTTCCACTATGGCCCTCCTGAAAGGGAGGGAGGGAGAAGGCCGGTGTGTCTGGGGGTTGTGTCCGGTGAGGTGTGACCCATTCGTAGCAGTCGTAGCATGCATGCTCCTGGGGTGTACAATGCATGAGGATCATTGCGACAGGTGCAGGGAACACTTCATCCCAGAACTTTGCAACGTGGGTCTGAAAAATTGCAGGAGGGAATATCCCGTGCCTATTCAGATGGAGCTTCGCCGGATCATTATCAATGAATTGGGAGAGCAGCAGATCATCGTCCTCAAAGAGGTCGATGGCGAGCGCGGTTTTCCCATCGTCATTGGCACCTACGAAGCCGCTAGTATCGATCGACGGGTTCGCGGCATCAGTACGCCACGCCCTATGACGCACGATCTGGTAGCATCTGTGATTGAACAGATGGGCGGGGAGATACAGGATATTCTGATTAGCGACCTGATCGAAGGTACTTACTATGCGCGATTGCGAATTCGCAGGGAAGGCGAGCTGATCGAAGTGGATTGCCGGCCTAGCGATGCGATTGCCGTGGCCGTGACAGTGGGGGTGCCCATTTACGTCAATGAATCCGTTCTAGGGGAGGCGATGGAAGGGGAGTAGCGAGGCGGTTTATGGTCTGTCGTGGTTCTTTCTAATCCCCATGTTTTTGCCGCAACCGGGGGGATAAACGGAGTATCCACTGGACACGTTCAAACTCATTGAGCCAATCCTGGACGACTTGGCCTAATGCAGGGTCGTCCGTAGGAGCCAAACCAGTGGGGCATCCTACGCCGCGGAGTTCGCCGGCCAATTGCCGGTATCGACTCAAGGTCCGATCACCATAGCGAGCCACCTCGTAACCGTCTTCGGAGAAGAACACCACCACCGGGACGCGCCGTCCGCCGTTGATCAATAGAGCTTCCTGGACATCAGGATGGGCATCCCGGTCCAAATAGCGGGTCACAATCACCGGAGCGACTTCTGCGAAGCGCTCAAAAATCGGACATTGATTGACGCAATCGCCACACCAGGCACCTGCAAGGACCAATACATTCATCTGTCGGCGGAAAGAGCGTAACAGTTGTTGTTGCTCGTCCGTGAGTTGGATCAACTCCGCCATACGTTGCCACTTTTGCCGGTCAGTGTCCGTGCCGTAGTGTTGCAAATACTCCTGGAGTGGCAGGGCCAAGGAGAACTTATCAAACAGATTCATCGTGTGTCATACCTCGGAGGGGCTATCACCTAATTCCATTCGCGCACTCTATGCCAGGTTTATATTTACTGGGGTCGGTTCTGGCCCGAACGTCTAGACCCTGGGGGTTTTTGCTGTTCTGCATATGCTATTTGCTCTAGGCCTGCCTTGGTTATCTGGGTTCCTCGATTCTGAGCGTTGAACCCAGAGATTCTAGTCAAACCTAAGGT
The Thermogemmata fonticola genome window above contains:
- a CDS encoding bifunctional nuclease family protein; this translates as MELRRIIINELGEQQIIVLKEVDGERGFPIVIGTYEAASIDRRVRGISTPRPMTHDLVASVIEQMGGEIQDILISDLIEGTYYARLRIRREGELIEVDCRPSDAIAVAVTVGVPIYVNESVLGEAMEGE
- a CDS encoding thioredoxin family protein, which encodes MNLFDKFSLALPLQEYLQHYGTDTDRQKWQRMAELIQLTDEQQQLLRSFRRQMNVLVLAGAWCGDCVNQCPIFERFAEVAPVIVTRYLDRDAHPDVQEALLINGGRRVPVVVFFSEDGYEVARYGDRTLSRYRQLAGELRGVGCPTGLAPTDDPALGQVVQDWLNEFERVQWILRLSPRLRQKHGD